From the genome of Pradoshia eiseniae:
TTATTAAGCCTTCCTTCGAATGGAAGCAATGAAGAATCCATCACTTCCGAAATATTGTGGTAGTATTTGTACACTGTTGCCATTGACATAGGGCTTGACGGCTTCAGGCAGTCGGTCCACAAGACTTAGGTCTCGTTCGAAATCCTTGTTTTGCTCCAAAAATGCGTCGATAATCGCTTCATTTTCTTCCTTGCCAACCGTACATGTGCTGTACGTAATCGTTCCGCCCGTTTTCACGAGACTGGATACTTTTTCGAGAATATTCAATTGGATGACCGATAATGAGTGAAGGTCCGCCTCGGTTTTTGTATATTTCGCATCAGGTTTTCTCTTCAGTACACCAAGGCCTGAGCATGGTGCATCTACCAATATTTTATCAAATGTTTGCGGCTCGAAACACTCTCTAATTTTCCGCGCATCCATCTGTCTTGTCTCTATATTCGACAATCCAAGCCTCATTGCCTGTTCCTCAATCAATTTTGTTTTATGAGCATGCAAATCAAGGGCAATGATTCGGCCATGATTAGCCATTCTCTCACCCATATGGGTTGTTTTTCCGCCCGGAGCGGCACAGCTGTCTAGGACCATGTCTTCATCACTCGGGGATACGGCATGCGCAACAAGCATGGAGCTCTCGTCCTGAATGCTGATTAATCCATTTTTATAGGCGTTCGATAAGGCAATATTCCCTCGCAGGCAACGGATTCCGTCCTCATTGAGCGTACTTGGTTCGACCATATATCCTTCGTCAGAAAGCAGCTCGAGCACTTCTTCCCTGCTAGTCTTCAGCAGGTTGACCCTTGAGGTCTGTACAGGCGCGTTTAAGTTTTCCATACACATTTGCTCGGTTTTCTCAATCCCGAATTGGCTTGCCCAAAGTTTCACGAGCCATAGCGGATGGCTTGTCGAGATAGAAATTCTCTCAAGAGGATCTTTAATCTCAGAAGTTTGCGGCACTCCCTCACGCCCAATGGTGCGCAGCACACCGTTAACGAGTGATGCTACACCGCGATGTCCCCTTTTCTTCGCAATCTCAACCGCTTCATGAACAGCGGCTCTCTCTGGCACCCTGTCTAAGAATTGCATTTGAAAAACCGTCATCTTCAATAAGCTAAGAACCCACGGCTGGATTTTCTTAGGATTCTTAATGAACGGAGACACATAATAATCCAATGTCATATCACGCTGTATGGTCCCGTATACGAGCTCGGTCAGCAGGCCGATATCCTTTGCGGACAGCTCCGATTCTTTAATCGCATGGTTCAGCGATAGATTGCTATA
Proteins encoded in this window:
- the rsmB gene encoding 16S rRNA (cytosine(967)-C(5))-methyltransferase RsmB: MPQKKNVREIALDILTAVQKNKAYSNLSLNHAIKESELSAKDIGLLTELVYGTIQRDMTLDYYVSPFIKNPKKIQPWVLSLLKMTVFQMQFLDRVPERAAVHEAVEIAKKRGHRGVASLVNGVLRTIGREGVPQTSEIKDPLERISISTSHPLWLVKLWASQFGIEKTEQMCMENLNAPVQTSRVNLLKTSREEVLELLSDEGYMVEPSTLNEDGIRCLRGNIALSNAYKNGLISIQDESSMLVAHAVSPSDEDMVLDSCAAPGGKTTHMGERMANHGRIIALDLHAHKTKLIEEQAMRLGLSNIETRQMDARKIRECFEPQTFDKILVDAPCSGLGVLKRKPDAKYTKTEADLHSLSVIQLNILEKVSSLVKTGGTITYSTCTVGKEENEAIIDAFLEQNKDFERDLSLVDRLPEAVKPYVNGNSVQILPQYFGSDGFFIASIRRKA